The sequence GCTTACAAACAAAATAAGCACCAGCACCGCGACAAATATCTGCTTCGGCAGCTCTGTATCCACAACGTCCCTTATATGGGATATGACAGCGCTTGATATTCCCGCCGATTACAAACAGAGATTTTACGCCAACGTTGACCATTGGGACGGCTTCCCCAACCGCAAGAACATGCTTCTTGAGCAGCTGGGCGCAAGCGGCAAAAGAGCTTTTGTGATCTCCGGTGACATACACGCCTCCTTCGTGACAGACCATCCCACCTCAGGAGCGAATGTTGCGGATTTCACGGGAACCTCTGTATCATCATCAACTTTCATAAACATGGTAGAGCATGCTGTGGAGGCTGTTCTGGCAGCAGGAGCGTTCACGGAGGATCAGAAAACCGCTGTGAGAGCTAAGCTTATCACTGACCTTGATGATTCGCTTCTTGAGGCTTTCAGTCCGATGATATTCGCTGATACGGCAAGGAACGGGTTTGTTACTGTCACTGTGACGGAAGACAATGTCTCAGCGGATTACTACCTCACAGAAAGAGAAGATGTTTTTGAAAGCTTCTATAAAAAAATGAATGAGCTCGTAATTACTCATAAAAAATTCGTGTTCGACGGAACTCAGGTAACAGAAGAGCAGTCCTGAAAAAAAGGGGGCAAAAGCCCCCTTACCCTTTATATTCCTTTTTAGTCACCGCTTCCGCCTTTATTCTGTCCAGAAGAAGGGCGAGAGCGGGCTTGACATTCTCTCTTATATCACCTGCGACAATGAGAAAAAGCACATCGTCCCCGGGCTCCATCACACCGGAGCGGGCTTCAACCACGACCCTGTATATTCCTTCCGATGCTTCCACTTCACGTCGTATCTGTTCTATCTTATCCTGATCGCTGTGAACCTCCATCTTCTGAACGGAGGCGTGATCACCCCTTGACCAGCCGCGCACTGTGCCGTTATGTATCAGAATCATGCCTACATTGGCAGCAAATTCTTTATCCTTCTTGAGCTCCGCTATAGTTGCCGAAATATCCATTACAAGTCTCCTTTAAGTTAACCTATGAAATAATAGATACTATAACGTAAAGCTCAGGTAAACAAAAGGGCGGAAAAAACCGCCCCAAGAAATTTAAACTCCGAGGTAAGCCGCCTTAACATGCGGATCGGTGAGGAGCATCTGGCTTTCTCCTTCCAGAACCACCTGCCCCTGCTCCATGACATACGCTCTGTCGCTTATGGCAAGAGAATTCACAAGATCCTGTTCCACAAGAACTATTGTTGTTTCATAATCTATTGCTATGCGTTTGACAGCCGCGAAAATATCCTTTTTGAGCACGGGCGCAAGCCCGAGGGAAGGTTCATCCAGCATCATCAGCTTGGGCTGCGCCATTATGCCTCTGCCTATGGCGACCATCTGCTGTTCGCCGCCGGAAAGAGTGCAGGCAAGCTGCTTCTGTCTTTCAGCCAGACGGGGGAACAAGGCATAGACCTCTTCAAGGTTGCGCTTGAAATTAGCCTTGGCGTTCCTGTTATAAGCGCCCATCTCAAGGTTCTCATACACTGTCATTAATGAGAAAAGCCTTCTCCCCTCCGGCACATGCACAAGGCCTCTTGTCACGATTTCATCAGCGGGAACACGGCTTACATTTTCTCCTCTGAAGCTCACAGAGCCGGACATGGGTTTGATAAGCCCTGATATGGCTTTAAGCAGGCTGGACTTGCCGGCTCCGTTGCCGCCCACTATGCTCACAATCTCGCCCTCATTGATGTGGAGGGAAACATCGA is a genomic window of Geovibrio thiophilus containing:
- a CDS encoding molybdenum cofactor biosynthesis protein MoaE, giving the protein MDISATIAELKKDKEFAANVGMILIHNGTVRGWSRGDHASVQKMEVHSDQDKIEQIRREVEASEGIYRVVVEARSGVMEPGDDVLFLIVAGDIRENVKPALALLLDRIKAEAVTKKEYKG
- a CDS encoding ABC transporter ATP-binding protein; amino-acid sequence: MSLLSIDKLNAGYGEIQVLFDVSLHINEGEIVSIVGGNGAGKSSLLKAISGLIKPMSGSVSFRGENVSRVPADEIVTRGLVHVPEGRRLFSLMTVYENLEMGAYNRNAKANFKRNLEEVYALFPRLAERQKQLACTLSGGEQQMVAIGRGIMAQPKLMMLDEPSLGLAPVLKKDIFAAVKRIAIDYETTIVLVEQDLVNSLAISDRAYVMEQGQVVLEGESQMLLTDPHVKAAYLGV